A window of Syngnathus acus chromosome 17, fSynAcu1.2, whole genome shotgun sequence genomic DNA:
GCCATGTTTCACCAAAGTCACTCTTCCAGCCTTTGAGCCGCAGTCACATTTTCTTCGAGTCTAGCGGAGAAAGCGAAGCCCATGCCTTACACATACAGCGCAACATCTGTCAGTTCTTAGACGTCACCTTGTTGTCTTCAAGTAGTAGTTCACACCCGCAAACAAACTCcctcctcaaaaaaaaaaagaataaaagatTCCTCCTGAACTTCTGTAGTCAACTTTAGAGTCGTCACACGCCAAGGAACACAAGGTAACAAAGGTTAATGATATATTTCCAGTTAAATCCATCCTGGAAGCTCTTATCTCTCCTCAGACATTCTTTGTCAAtacttttgtatttcaaatgcaacaaaataaatatgtgcTGTTTTTCTCTGTTTAAGAGGAGTTCTTCTCTTTATGGATTTCTCTTTCTTGTGTTTATGGGAAGAATATTGAAAAGATCCCAACAATTCAACAACCCCGGTTACTATTTCCTATCAATACAATTCCACAACCctcaacaaacatttgattgtTAAACGCAAGCACACATGATATTGTCACATTCTTTCTTTGTCCTATTGGCATGCGTTCCACGTCTGCATGACTGTTATTCCCCAAACACCCCAATAAAAATCACCAAATGAGCAATGTGGTCACACTATAAGTATGCCAAAGTTCAAATACTGTTGCTCAGCCCTCATCTTACAGtccaaaagcaaaataaacaccCTAAATGATGCCACTTAATGCTGACACGACATTAACCAACCACATACTTATGCACGCCCACTTCTAAttttacaaaacacatttattcatttaaccTCTACATTTTGATACAGCCTTTGGATCTCATTGGATTATGCAAATGCACCTAAACATGTGGCCACTGATTATTTGTCACTGCACAGAAATGTGTCCACACCAGTCCAAACAAAGTCTTCTTACTGCCACCTCATACAATCTAAAACTGTATTTTTCAGAATGGCCACGGTTTTCAGTAACACACCACTAGTTTGCTTTTGCTCCACCCCAATTGTGTTTTTGGCCAGCTGGAAAGAGATGACATAACATTTCCCCCCACCGCCCTGTGACTCCACGTCAGAGCGGAGCTGTGTTAGCGTACACAATGAGTAGAAAAGATGTgcaacattttccaaaataaaaggaaGAGGAGTGACtttggatataaaaaaaaaaaaatacatatagtCGCTGTCTAAATGCGGTTGCTGTGTTTCCAGATGTAAGCTCCGAAGACGAGGAAGGAGATGATGAAGACTGCAGCGGCGATGAGTTCACAGACAGCATAGAGGAGGACGACAAAGTCACATCTGCAAGTTTGTCTTCCAGTCAGGTTGGATTTTCTCTTCCATATCCATTAATAGCACCTTAACTTCCATGACTGGGATtttaataacaacaaaaatgtgtttgtttagaCCCAAACAGCCCATGGACATGAAGAGTCCGAATTTCCGAGGACTAGCCAACAGACGGTTGAACTGGAGCTAAAAGAAATACAGTCCGAGCTCGAGCGGGAGGGATTCACCTCGGTGACCCAGATGAGGTGCAGTGACGGCTCCCTccgttgtttttcctctcagtTTGATGCTAACGTCGCGCTATGTTGGCTAAAAGGAGCACACTGCAGAGGCTTCGGAAGGAGAACCAGTTCCTAAAAGAACATCACGGGAGCCTTCATCGGGGAGAGGAAGACGATGAtactgaggaggaggaagactacatggatgatgatgatgatgagggggTTACATCTTCAGAGCCTGTCAAggtaaaataatgtttattaaaaagacAGCATGGTGGAGTAGTGGTTAGCATTAatgttctgggtttgaatcctGGCTCAAGTGTGGAATCTCcaaaccaaaaatgttttgagaaaTGTTCCAATCAAATAAGAAAATGAGAATTTTTCTGTGACATTCCTGTCGCAGGGGTTCGAGCCAGCGGGTGGCGTTAGCGAGCCAGGTCTCAGTGAGCATTCGGCCCGCCTTTGTTCGGAGAACCGAGAGCTGCAGGAGAGGCTGATGGTGTCCGAAGCCACGGTTCACGCTCAGGCCGAGCAACTGAAGGACTACAGGGACCTGCTCAGTGAGTGTGGTCGGAGTTGAAATTATTTGTGCGGTAAATTGAAAGTTTGCTTGTTTCTGCAGCAGAGACGTCCGTGCAGCAGGCCAGTAAGCAGGTGCAAGTGGATCTGCAGGATTTGGGCTATGAGACTTGTGGACGTAGTGAAAATGAAGCTGAGAGGGAGGACGCCAGCAGCCCAGGTGAtgcctcaaacacacacacacactgcgtgaacacacaaaacaggaaTGATGTTAGATTGAAAATAATCCCACAGCCTTTAGAAACCTAAAATACCTTTTCTCGTCCTCAGAATTTGACGACCTCGAGATGTGCACGTCGTTGTCTCATCAACAAGAAGAGAGCTTGGGAGGTGACTGGTACAAAGCCAGTAGAAGCAGCCGTACCAATGAAATTGGGGATGAGTCAGCTCTGCATCATCTAGTCCAGGATCTGCGCTCCCAGCTGACCCGTTGCCACAAAGTAATCCGTGGCCTTCAGATGCGTGTTCGCTCCCTGTCCACCACAAGCGACTATGCCTCCAGCCTGGAGCGGACGCCACGCAAGGTATTGCCAAatcaactttgtttttttttactgcaaaaTGATCCCTCAACCCGCAACTTTCTGTTTTGAAGGTAAACTGGGCTTTTGAAATGTCACCTGCCCACGAGGGCgtggaggaggatgaaggCTGGATGTCCGACACCCAAGCGACTCCACCTGGATCCAAGCCCAGTCGCGAGCTGCAAGAGCTCATTGCACGTGTCGCAACCTTGGAGGCCCAATTGAAGAGCTCCAAGCTGGAAGGGAAGAGCCAAACAGAGGAGGAGAAATGTACCACGTGGCCTGGGTAAGTTTAAACGCATCTCTACCAAACTATTTCAATGGGTAGGTTCAGCTTCCTGCCACCTTGAACAGAATAGAAACTATTTGTATGCTCTCTGAAATGACCCAAGattccacaagatggcgccaaagcaccGTTCAACTATTTTAGTTTAGCCAACTTTTACCAAtggaaatataaaatgatcagcaaAACCTTACAGGCGTGTCTAACAATCTTGTGACCtcttctcctcatcctccttttGCAGGAAATACAACTCTCTCATCCAAGCCCAAGCTCGCGAGCTCTCCCACCTGAGGCAGAGGATCAGAGAGGGTGAAGGAATCTCCCATATCCTCACCCAGCATCTGGGTGACACCACCAAGGTTCTTCAAAGTAACACGGATCACTTGTCAAAATTTCcctttgcaacttttttttttcctcttttaccTCTCAGGCCTTTGAGGAGCTTCTGCGGGCCAACGACGTCGACTACTACACGGGGCAAAGCTTTCGAGGGCAGCTTTCACAAAGTACCGCCTTGGCTCAGAGACTGCTCACCAAGCTCACCGGACGTAAGGCGTGCCCTCAGCTCCTTTGTTGTCATtctataaatttttttttttttttggccaacGTCCATCCTGTGCCTTTCCTGATTTAGGAGCGGAAAGCCCCGTTGACAAAACAGGCCACGAGTTGCTCGCCCTGCAGTAAGTCATCTTAATTTGCTTGACTGAGTTAGATATTTATCTCACAAGTTTAAGGATAGTATAATTcctttaattctttttttttttttttttaactatttgaaaaatgaatggatgggtTGGATGagaagtgacagatggtggtcACTAATCCACTGCAGCAAGTAGCGTGGATCCTTTTCTGTTAAGATGATTTGGctataaagactgctgctgttAAGCGGCTCAGTGCCGCTGAAGAGAGGAAGCGCTCCCATatcttgtatatttttttgtgtttatttgtatcagtcGTCTGTAAACGTCTGGGATTAATTAGTAGAAGCAAACACTGTCGacgtatttttttccttttggatTTTACTGAGGCTCAAATGGCTCCGCTGTGGAAATCACAGATTTCGAAGAGCTGTCCGATATACAGGAACTCGCTTTGGTCTTTTTCTATGAACAATGGCCGAGGTCGATCCAAAGAGATATGGCTCATTAGGATGCTGCATCAACAACTTAAACAGTAAGGAAGGAATCTGTTGCTAGGTGACTTTGAAGCTGTGGAAGGAAAtgcaaaaatgcttttgagtCGAGATGAATGCCACGTCTTATTTTATTCCCAACACTTGCAGGCTGAGCAAGGAGCTTCAGCAAAAAGATCAAATCATCGAATCTTTGCACAACAAGCTGCAGCAGCGCCCCGAGACACCATCCAGCTGCCAAGCCCTCTCGGAGACCACCGACCCGTCAGACAGGACTTCCTTGGTGTCCGATGAAAGTCAAACCAATGAAGACCTGGATCTGTGTTCTGATTTGGACGCGAGAGATTACCAGGAACAGGAACAGCGGCTACAATCCGATCACGATGGTAACTGAACCTTTGTACGCTATTTTCCTTTGTCTCTCTGTTTTGTCTTTCATCTTCCATCATCTTTCAGCCCATCCTTCTATCCCTCCTCCTCGTGGACCCCTCAAATCTTCCTTCAGCTGTCCTGGAACGCTTTCTGGGGGTTTAACCAGTCCGTCCTTGAGAGGTAGCGGATTCATGGGCTGGAAAAATCCCCCACCCATCCCGTCCTAGTTTCATTTCTGTCTCTTTACTTTCTGTCATTCTCCCACCCAGCCCCTCTCGGCATTCCTTTCTCCtcgtccctccctccatctcgTGACCTCGATGTCCGGGGTACAGAGTTCACATATGAAGCCCACCCTCGGGCCCTGTCCGTGATGGCTGTTCACCCAGAACTGGACACACTGTACAAACAGATGAATGAGCAGATAAGGGGTGAGGGGATGCTGGCTGGGAGTTTGTGTCACCTTCTTTTTGCTTACACAGTCATAATTTTGTTGACAGGATTCCCGGAGACTTCCGGCAAGCCTCTGTTCGCTCTCTCGCCCGGTGCCCTCAACCAGTGCGACCTTTCAGGCTACAACCATCATGCCTTTCAACAGTACCAGCTGGGCGGCATTCCAGAGGGTCACTCGCATAAGTCGGACTCGGGAATGATGACAGGAGGAGGGACTTTTTGGGACAACATGACACAGTCTATGGGGAACTATTCTGGAATCCCTGGACCGATCTTAGAAAACAGCCAGACAGGtaaatttgtgtgtcttgaggTTCGTTCAAGAGGGACTAGCACACCTTTGCTGAGATGATGTGTTGTTTTCAGGCCCGAATGTAATTGGAGAACATCTACGGGAGGTGCGATGTCTCCGCCAGCGCCTGGAAGAGTCCATTAGGACCAACGAGAGGCTCCGACAGCAGCTGGAGGAAAAATTGGCAAACCCTGGGCGGGATGGAGGTGCTACAGCTCACTTCACCTCAAACCGGAAATGTTTGAAGTGTTCCTTAATCTGTTTCTGTTGTGTTGATCAGGAGCACCAACAAACATCTACATTCAGGGGCTGGACACAGTCACACATCTGTCCAACGAAATCCGAGTCCTGACAGACGAGAACTTGAATCTGCAGTCACGTCTACAAGCCAGTACAGGTAAAACCCATCTTGGAATGTTTTTCGTCAGGCCGAGAGTggatgattttttctttttttttttggggtcactcAGACTCGTGCGAGGAGCTGATCGCAGCACGTGCCCGCCTCAAGCAAGCCGAGCTGGAGGCGGAGCAGTGGAAGGAGGAGTTAAGACGACTTCAGACGCACAGTGAGGAGCAGGGACAGCAGATCCTCGCCTTGAGGCAGGAGAGGCAAGCCGGCCAGGAGAGGATCAACAGGTCTGTGCAGGCAAAAAGCTTtgggggaattttttttttaacggtaATTGATTATGTGCGTCCTCAGAGCGCAGCACGAGTCGTCACTCCTGCAGCAGCAGTTGAGCGAGAGCAGAGAGCTCATCCACTCCCTGCAGTCCGAACTGCATGTGTACGATCGCGTGTGCTCCAGTTCCAAATCCAACAAAGGTTTGTCTCATGACACTCTCACAACTGTCATTTttggacaaataaataaataaaatacttttaggCTTCTTGTGCGAGGCCACCGGCCTGCCCGTGGAGTTGGGCGAGCTACTGAGTGAGGTGAGGAGTCTGCGGGCCCAGCTGCAGAGCGGCGTTCAGGAGAGCAGCGCCCTCAAGCAGCTGGAGCTCCACAAGCAGCTGGAGCagaagctgggcggcggctcCCCTCGCACGCCGGCGCTGTCGGCCTTGAGCGCTAGCCCTCAGAGGGAGAACGTCTACAAGCGACAGCTGCTccacggtaaaaaaaaaaaaaaaggcggggATTCACTGTCCAACTTCGGTGTGATGTGTGTCCAAGCCCGGTATGTGTGCTCCGCAGACCCGGCCCCTTCTCCACCTGTCAGGGACATTGGTCTCTTTAACTGTGGGTCTCCCTGCCCCCCCTACTCGGACCTGGATGACAACCATAGCGCCGCCAACGGTGTGACTTTTAACTTCATCACATGACTGTGGCTTCACTTGTTTGGTTCTAATGTGCTTTGTGAGCACTTTGCTTGAATCGCTGCTAAGCTTCCCAAACtggaatgaaagaaatgttCTTGTATTTGCACCACAGACCCTCTTGACCCTCACACCGAGCTGGAAGGTGACGCCCCCGATGGCTCTTTCGCTAACCGCTACGGCCGCCACGCCGTGGGTCACGTGGATGACTTCAACGCTCTGCAGCAACAAGTCCTCGAAGGTCGCAGCATCGTGCAACGCATGGAGACGGCATTGAGCGATCTGTCGCCGTTGGGAGCCAACCAGAAACAGAGCAGTGAGCTGGTGAGTTGCTTTTCTGaccaaggcacatattttaGACCAACGATATCTTATTATGCAGTTTTTGGAGTATGGCAATGCCAAAAGTCTCTTGGCCAACACCAAGACCCTGAGGCAGATTTTGGAGGAGGCGGCTTCACtactgaaaatgttttggaggGCGGCGCTACCCAGCACTGACGCCTCCATCCCGAACCTGAAGAAGGTTTGCACCAACAGCGTAATggaaattcacattttttatgtattcacATGCGCTTTGAACACAGGAGCAGTCGATGCAAGAGGAGATTTTGTCCCTCAAGCTACGCGTGTCTGAGCAGGAGGAGCTTCTGAAGGGGATGATTCAAAGACTGAGGAGCACCAGTCGCACCAAGGAGAACATGGAGCATTTCATTGTGAACCAGCGTAAGTCACGCTTGAAGAAGAGATGACCAAATTTGGCAAGAGCGGAGGAGAGAGAGCACGGAAAATGATGCTATGCTACCACATGGGTTCCTTGGTGGAGGTAATAAACAAACTCCTCTTGTTTTTACAGTGTCAAGGACTCGTGATGTTTTGAAGAAAGCAAGGACAAACTTGGaggtaaaaaaagaaggaaatgtcatttttaatgatgtgACTCGTTCGTCCCCAGGCCAAATCAGACTTTGTACCAGGATTTTGTCCTGTTTTCTCTTTAGTCTTAAATGTGATTCCATCACTTGTCGTTTGTGTGTCCCTTCGTCTCTGTCACTGCACGTGAACACCTCCAGAAGAACGAGCTGAGACTTTCCTCTCTaagctcctcctcttcctctccctaTGCCGGTAATTGTCTTGCCCAAAAAGGTAGAGGCTGCCCCGGATGTTGATTTTGGTTTTTGGATGGGCAGCTTTTTCACCTTGTGCATTTGTGGTTTGCAATCACGCCAACATCAACGCTTTGACATTTTATAGACTCCACCCCCATTTAATCATTTGTgtaaaccatccatccatttttgtgTAGAACATGCCTTCATCAGGGTCAAGGGTGAACTGGATGTCATTTATTAGTGGACCTAACATGCACGTTACACATTGCACACTTTAAATTCAAagttaaatttatttattattattattttattttttttttaattttgtgctTTACTAAATAATTCACCTCAcgtttttttgtactttgtgtATAACTTTAAaaggccacaagatggcgccaaagccaTGCTCCAGTGAGACTAATGATGTTGAAATGATCCATCTTGACTGAGTTCAGTAGGTCAGGGAGGACCTGGGTTGTCTTTGGGGCATGTGCATGGGAGACATGCActtatgatcttttttttttttccaaatatcaTCAATTGCAATACAAAATGGCATGCTTGGATGAGTTTGCAGTGGAATAACCCCCATCACCATTTTTTCTAATTCACGTGACTTTTGGGACATATGTagtcacaatatttttttgttcccccccccccccggtgcTGTGTTCAATTTCATTGAAAACCTTTTCTCCTACTTGCAGCTAAGGAGCCAGGAGGCGGTACCCGAAAGCAACCTGCTGATGTCCCTCGCCTGAGGACCGCCTACGTCGAAGCCCCTGCGGCCAGGAAGCGCACCAGCCAATGCTTGCTGTAAACCACCAAACAACCAGCCTCAACGCTGTGACCTCGATATTTAAAATCAagagccccccctccccacttcTCTTAACCTCTGTCTCCAACCAGGCCTTAGCAAAGTCCTTTTAGCCTCGCCAGCCCCCAAACATGCAGTTAATGTTCTTTGAGTGTAACTGCCAGCAGTGTGTATGACAGAAGGTGTGTGAAATGTGTCCCTGGTGGATTCAGTGACAAGCCGGATGGAGCGGCTTGAAGACGCCCCCAAATGGAGGGTCTTCTTCCGAGAGCCTATGGAGGGAAAAAGGTGTTTTGTGCATGTAAGAATGAGGTCTGTGAGAGGAACACGCATATACACCGTCGTTTGGGGCACTTggatatgtttttgtttttataaagaaAAGCATTTATCTAAATGActtctgattggttgtttATCCTCTGgtggggtgttttttttgctactcTAAAGGCACAAGATGGGCTCAGACAGAGTTGACTAATGCAAAGTCCCCCTTTAAtttgatatttaaaataatgcttttcttaaaaagaaatttaagATATTTGCAAGTGACCCAATTTTTGAGCTGCGGTGTATATGTGCGGTGTGTGTGATCCAGGAAAGTTCactcaaagaaaacaatctgTGATTCCATCGATCACCAGATATTtcgatttgaaaatgaaaaatcttACTCACTGACATTCACAATGTATTAGTCGAGATAATGGAGGAATGTAGGCCGTTTGGATCAGCGACGTGCGGTTAGGGGATGCAGGTGAGGCAcgacaagtaaaaaaataataatgacaaactGAATATTAATATTCGTCCAGTGAGCTTTAGTTTTGACTAATTATGAACATTTCTAAAGTCAAATTTGCTGAAATTTCATATTTCCTGTTCCAATACAAAGGTGAAACgctttgttttgctgatgGGACATAAAACTGCAGTAAAAAGGAACAGGTTGCGGCAAATAGTACTCTGCCGCACCGAAGGGGGCGTACGTGAGCCAACGGGTGATTAATGCTGCCCCATTTGTTGCTTGTAGAGGTAGACGAGACAGCTGTCACAAACTAAGCACAGATCTGTTATTTTGCATTATGGTGCTAAAAGTAAAGTAGTCTGAAGTAAGCGAGGCGTTTTTGGGATTTGATGATAAAAGTAGCTCAAACATAGGACGGAGCTGCTGTGATTGGATCCGTGCTGgccaaaattaaagaaaaGGTGCCGAAACTAAAGGGAAATAAGATGTACTTTTACAAAAAAGTAACCGAGGTTTTGTGGCCCATGGACTTCGTCTACAAATAAAGGTAAGACCACAATTGCGTAGAATGCTATTGAGATAAGAAATAACCAAGAAATAATCAGTAGCCAATTGAATGCAAAACTCTTAAGGGTATATTTGTaaatctgacatttttaaagagTATGTGCCTCACCAACCACAtccctcaccgcacgtcactgggctggattattttgtgatttattttatccTTTCTGCATCCAATGAGTCCGTCAATGAGTCGTAGACACCAGCAATTGGTTCAATATTTTGTTACCAGCTTCCATTCTTAAGTGTGGAAGCGTCGTGATTTGGCATTtctaacatgcatgtttgcTGAATGTGAGGTTGAAGTGCCGCAAAATAAGAAGCTGACGTACGAGCATGTGCAATAATGCAGTGACTTGAAGCTGGAGTGTCGCATGATCacaattttgtttgttcttaCAATCAACTTATTTATATGGGACGGGAGATTGCCATTACTTGCCAAAGTTTGAACTTCAACTTGCCTTAACCATGTGAATGAGGAATTATTAGCCTATCGGGATATAGAAGGCTTCTATAGAAGCACGTCAAACTGGTTTGGTTTGTTCCCGATTGTGCAACATATTAACAGTTTTGGACCAAAACCAATGAAAGTGGATTTTCACCAAAAGGCCTCATGCCGTTTTGTGTTTCTATATTTTGACATTCTCATGGTCATGTTATAGATGACGCAAACTTTGGCAGTGCTACTGGTGGGATCATTctgtacattttctttttgtgtttgacgCTTGTACATGTGCCATTCATGCTGTAAATAACCTTTTTTATGTGCGCGGGTGCTTGAATAAACATGCATTTGCTTTGTGCAAAATTGAGCTTAGCCGTGCGGTAACTTGACATCTTTTAAATGGACGTTGTATTTCAACGTGTGTTCTCGCCTTGATGCTactgaacacatttttgtctgtCCACGCATAAATATTATGGCTTTGCTTGACTTTAAATTGAAAGCttcattggggggggggggggggagcctTATTGTTAAAGAACGGAATCAAAGCAGTCAGTCTTGAGTTTTGAATGTACAGTACTGCTTTAAATGTGGCTGGAAAGAAGCTTAGATTTGCAAAACGAACACAAGCGGAACCAGTCTCTGATGAcaatgtgtgttgtgttgtcaAAAAGTATTTAGCGCTTAAAGATTTTGGAACCGAaccaataaaatgtttaaaaaaaaaaaagaccactgTGTCTacaatgcatgtttttaaaacacaataatTGTCGAGCCCAGAGGTAATGAAAGGttgtccatttttattttttttaacaagtttGTGCAAACAATTTCCACACTTGAACCGCCAAGCATTTCGAAACATCCGTACAATGAGTGTAAAATTCAAGTTTTGCCGTCTGATTCGGATGCCGCTGTCAGTGATGACACACGTGATGTAACACTCCCAAAAATAGTAAACTCACACCAACTGCATAGCGAAAAAAGCCGATGAAGGTAACCTCAgcacacaaatgcatttaatcaatgaacacaaaaacattcgATGGtacaataaatatgaaatactGAACTGGTGTCAAACAACATCAGACTTCTTATTGCACTTTGTTTGAGCAATAGCAACTCTATTGAAGCTTTCCTTGAAATCTGACTTCAACACTGACATGCATATTCACAACATGCAGCAAACAAATTCaagataaacacacacagtgatTCAAACTACGCTGCTACATTCTGTGTTTGATAGCCCGAAATGTAGACATGAGGCAACGGCCGGTGTCTTTAAACCGTAAAGGTGTTTCAAGTACAAGATTTTGGCGCTAAAACAGCCACACGCCGCTATCCCCAAGTGCTAGCATCGCGGACGTGATGATTAGATGGGCTTGTAGAGCAGCGAGGTGAcgtatttctttttgtatcGGTGGGTGGCACTCAGCACCATAACGCCGTCCTGCAAATTTAAATTGAATGTTAGGGAGGGTTcatttacaacaacaacaacaaaacctgCTGGATTACGCAACAGGTTTCTAAGCAACgtcatttgcttttgttgaTTTTCTATTAAGTGCACTCGCACCTTTATAGAGAGCGCGTAGAGATGGTTCAGCATCACGTGATTGGGTTCGGGCAGCAGGGCGGGGTCACACTGCCAAGACGGAAGGGCGTGTTATCACAGAAAGGAAAAAGtaaatggacaaaaaagagGACTAGTTGGCACTTACTGAAATATTTGTGTCCTTGTTGAGTATGACTTGAAGAAGGTGAGGAGGGAGTATGGGGGGAGCTTTGAAATGCCCTTCGGGTCGGAACACGTATTGACTCTGTCCGTATGGACCTGGAGGGGAGCTGGAAAGATCTGGAAGCCGACGTGGGGTTAGTCAGCCACATTATTAAGCGCAGtaaggatatatatatattttttagtctTCATAATTAGTATCAAAGTCGTTGcaaggaaaatgttttgactcAATTTCTCtttggaaaaacacacacccgATGTGTCAGAGCACTCCAGAGAGTCCACCTGCAGGGCATCAAACACCTCAAAGTCAGACTTCTTCACTTGGATCAGATTGTTGATGGTGCCTAGCTGGCTTGTCACCACTGGCTGGaaaagaagaataaaaattgGGTGGAAAATCTCTCAGCAGGTCAGGAAGTCAAACGTACCTCCGAGGGATCGTGTAGCCATTGCCCGTCCACGAAAAACTTGTACTGGTGCTCTCCTTCGGGCAGGTCCAGGATTGCTACAAAGTCACTGTGgctttgtgaagaaaaaaaaaccagaatGACATTcaagtgaatgttttttaccacagaaaaacaatttgtaaCCACAACTTGATACCTTTTATTGAGCGGTATCTTGTTGCTCCAGTTATTAAAGGAGCCAGCGATGTACACCTCCTTCCCTCCTCCAGCCCATCGGATAACCGTGGGACGAGCCTGAGGAACCGTTTTCACCAGGTCGTCCAAATCTGGGGTGAATTCTTTCTCGCCCAACAGCTGTAATTGCGACAAATAACTACAATTAAAAGGAACGTCTATGTTTGTAATGTTCGGACCGCGTGTTCCTGCAGTACCTTAGAGTCCGGCCCGCGTGTGTTGAAGATGTTTGGGTCGTCCGTACTGTCCACCATCTTGCTGCTGGGTTCAAGATCCTTGTGACCCCCGCCGCTCTCCATACGATGAGCTTTGGCCCCATGGCGGTCCGCAGACACTCGGTCACTTGTGTTGCCCATCACGCCGCACCATTTACACCACTagaaaaaagcaaattaaCAGACTACTACCAAAACACTTATATTATTTGGAATATAGAATAATTATTTCCTTCAAATGTCTGTAGAGGTTCACTCTGGCCACAAGAGAGCATTAGTTATggttgatgacattttgttgcATCACCCTTTACCCCTGTGAGTGCTcctatttga
This region includes:
- the LOC119136904 gene encoding myomegalin isoform X5, whose protein sequence is MLDNKMKDICRICGRDLYGNQRRWIFHPATKLNLQVLLSHALGQELARDGRGEFACSKCAFMLDRMYRFDTVIARVEALSIERLQRLLQEKHRLRQCIGGLYRKTNSLESTTTSADEGEAAGDGMVDISGLTHAKYCALLQEDLVYSLYESWADDSTDCHHHHHPQSSAGPGSDLAGPHRCMPTTPRRCRGCSHWRVADSDYEAVCKVPRKLARSTSCGPSTRYSASFIGGSGAELEEKGNGEEPDEPPSSLTLVPASQDVSRTSDSDQTLAGRVSSSPSIASLETTEDCIQHEVTRDELLNSPKEPMDDRLSDTHPDRAPHGQSSPGPSLSLALCLLQNYAVHRPVQSKGSKLPVLLRRSSNHGRLDLSDPILELTFGTPDGERYQHMATPELEAPSIQPNVGSDHVLNRSNIEDIPEDVYFECPPPKPHQNLVEEQQSQLNQYECAAGQCVSELQKAQMQVESLQARIHESDSNNMKLQEKLNEMECELRSLRQASQSQERTIQDLTESIGTKDTEAQELYQLIEGQNVTLYKLREMAHHNQLAQTKSLEGVSESAMLSQLQGELVAVQSSLFSLGLDLEASQRSLRQSQRQGEDLARFKDRLNADLQEALQHREETEKHNQDLCCMLQKTRAGLQVKEEALKEAEAERLAVIREKDRSIAQLRHSLQDKERHLQEYSEMLETPGSSKPRDALLEKLRERIKDRDKALERSIDDKFRCLDEREGQVRTLQLALREKDRDLDRLRCILSNNEETITSLDALVRGKELELEQAAEAYRNLQWLKQQSEEKERSALREKDTIIGQLQAALQARSKETQVDLTAALVGRVQAGAAKVVEELKARLQLKEKLFQELLSDRSRQSSEHQTRVSELLNTLGAKDQYLQDNSYRLSLVISERTGQLQEVRKQLSQRDQELCELRRDKERETGGDVQHLQGLLREKEAFIKEMMHNQEEVMMQSSTESEAEVKALQEELQLLLKKEKEAQKELATLRSSFAAQQAKGAATACTEHVLEQLVSEYRQLNGALKAEKRLYQNLVHANSDSSNEVLALHTQLDSVQALRGQLEEVLGRIQNMALDLERATKRQPDLGDVSSEDEEGDDEDCSGDEFTDSIEEDDKVTSASLSSSQTQTAHGHEESEFPRTSQQTVELELKEIQSELEREGFTSVTQMRSTLQRLRKENQFLKEHHGSLHRGEEDDDTEEEEDYMDDDDDEGVTSSEPVKGFEPAGGVSEPGLSEHSARLCSENRELQERLMVSEATVHAQAEQLKDYRDLLTETSVQQASKQVQVDLQDLGYETCGRSENEAEREDASSPEFDDLEMCTSLSHQQEESLGGDWYKASRSSRTNEIGDESALHHLVQDLRSQLTRCHKVIRGLQMRVRSLSTTSDYASSLERTPRKVNWAFEMSPAHEGVEEDEGWMSDTQATPPGSKPSRELQELIARVATLEAQLKSSKLEGKSQTEEEKCTTWPGKYNSLIQAQARELSHLRQRIREGEGISHILTQHLGDTTKAFEELLRANDVDYYTGQSFRGQLSQSTALAQRLLTKLTGRAESPVDKTGHELLALQLSKELQQKDQIIESLHNKLQQRPETPSSCQALSETTDPSDRTSLVSDESQTNEDLDLCSDLDARDYQEQEQRLQSDHDAHPSIPPPRGPLKSSFSCPGTLSGGLTSPSLRAPLGIPFSSSLPPSRDLDVRGTEFTYEAHPRALSVMAVHPELDTLYKQMNEQIRGFPETSGKPLFALSPGALNQCDLSGYNHHAFQQYQLGGIPEGHSHKSDSGMMTGGGTFWDNMTQSMGNYSGIPGPILENSQTGPNVIGEHLREVRCLRQRLEESIRTNERLRQQLEEKLANPGRDGGAPTNIYIQGLDTVTHLSNEIRVLTDENLNLQSRLQASTDSCEELIAARARLKQAELEAEQWKEELRRLQTHSEEQGQQILALRQERQAGQERINRAQHESSLLQQQLSESRELIHSLQSELHVYDRVCSSSKSNKGFLCEATGLPVELGELLSEVRSLRAQLQSGVQESSALKQLELHKQLEQKLGGGSPRTPALSALSASPQRENVYKRQLLHDPAPSPPVRDIGLFNCGSPCPPYSDLDDNHSAANDPLDPHTELEGDAPDGSFANRYGRHAVGHVDDFNALQQQVLEGRSIVQRMETALSDLSPLGANQKQSSELFLEYGNAKSLLANTKTLRQILEEAASLLKMFWRAALPSTDASIPNLKKEQSMQEEILSLKLRVSEQEELLKGMIQRLRSTSRTKENMEHFIVNQLSRTRDVLKKARTNLEKNELRLSSLSSSSSSPYAAKEPGGGTRKQPADVPRLRTAYVEAPAARKRTSQCLL